One Dermacentor silvarum isolate Dsil-2018 chromosome 10, BIME_Dsil_1.4, whole genome shotgun sequence genomic window carries:
- the LOC125940517 gene encoding uncharacterized protein LOC125940517: MAVTTGTKLAAGFVLLVALVFGQGKCQDKLCNVLNATSCYWNVAVTYVVRGAVSQLPAQPVHLAKLCAAYKELPLVSECTLYYAGCSEEVRKHFLVQEHGYRIVQKDILDRAKCEGLATLNSCIGSTSLLQHCRVSLNMAPTVQNAGNNLKASSNLGICLMKALSPCSKGEHHYAKDHIVNSYNLALWELFYHDSVSIPHVEPAAREPKTLPFNTTDAIPTPTPASRSRAAVVLSLGASTLLLIVTIWIHIV; the protein is encoded by the exons ATGGCAGTTACGACCGGGACCAAGCTTGCAGCTGGATTTGTACTGCTTGTGGCGCTGGTATTTGGTCAAG GCAAATGCCAAGACAaactctgcaacgttctcaacgCAACCTCCTGTTACTGGAATGTAGCGGTTACGTACGTGGTCAGAGGCGCTGTTTCCCAGCTCCCAGCGCAGCCGGTGCACCTTGCAAAGCTATGTGCCGC gTACAAAGAGCTGCCGCTTGTGTCAGAGTGCACGCTATACTATGCCGGATGCAGCGAAGAGGTGCGAAAGCACTTCCTAGTGCAAGAGCACGGCTATCGGATAGTGCAGAAAGACATTCTGGATCGGGCAAAATGTGAAG GACTGGCCACATTGAACTCGTGCATCGGCTCGACTTCTTTGCTGCAACATTGCCGTGTGAGCCTGAATATGGCACCCACTGTCCAGAACGCCGGTAATAACCTCAA AGCTTCATCGAACCTGGGTATTTGCCTCATGAAAGCTCTGTCCCCCTGCTCAAAGGGAGAGCACCACTACGCCAAAGATCACATCGTGAACTCGTACAACCTGGCGTTGTGGGAACTCTTTTACCACGACAGTGTGTCCATACCCCATGTCGAACCTGCCGCTCGGGAGCCTAAAACACTTCCCTTTAACACTACGGACGCAATTCCCACCCCAACGCCGGCATCACGCAGCAGAGCTGCAGTAGTGCTGTCTCTCGGTGCCTCGACCCTGCTCCTGATTGTCACAATATGGATACATATCGTGTAA